Part of the bacterium genome is shown below.
AAAACATGGGAGAACCTCTTCGATTCTCGCCCGAAATGTGCGCAGGCACATTTCTCGTGTCCTCGGAGGCCACGGCGAGAATCGAACTCGCGCATGGGAGTTTTGCAGACTCCAGTGTTACCACTTCACCACGTGGCCGTTTGAGTATATTAACAAAGTTTGCGCTCTTTTTCTATACCCACACAACCTCCGCTTTTCCGTTCGTCTTCAAATACTCGTTGGCTTTACTGAAATGCTTACAGCCGAAAAAGCCGTTATAAGCGGAAAAAGGCGAAGGATGCGCTGCCTCTAAAATCAAATGTTTGGAACTGTCAATCAATTCTCTTTTCTTACGCGCATAGTTGCCCCAAAGAATGAAAACGACATTCTCTTTCTCGTCCGAAATTTTTTTTATGACACTGTCCGTAAACTCTTCCCAACCCTTTCCTTGATGCGAGCCGGCTTTACCCGCTTCAACGGTCAAAGTGGAATTCAAAAGCAACACCCCCTGTTTGGCCCAATTTTCCAAATTACCGTGTTTAGGAATCTCTCCTCCGACATCCTTGCAAATTTCCTTGTAAATATTCTGAAGCGAAGGCGGTGTGGAAATATTTTCCGGCACCGAGAAGCAAAGCCCGTGCGCCTGGCCTAACCCATGATATGGGTCTTGTCCTAAAATAACCACTTTCACTTTATCAAAAGGGCACATCTCAAAAGCTCTAAACACAAGTTTCGGCGGAGGGAAAATTTTGGCCGTCAGGTATGCCCCACGCACGAATTCGGCGAGCTTTTTGAAATATTCGCTCTCAAATTCTTCTTGAAGAACTTTTAGCCACGATTCTTCTATTTTTATAGAGTTTTTGGACATGCTCTATGATAGCATAATTGATTTTGTGCTGAAATCTGTTATATTCTTTATCAGAGCTTGTCTAAAAACTCTTGACGACTCTGAACTCGTGTGCCAGGGCTTTGCGGGAAGCGACTCGAAAGACTCAAAATACTGAAAGTATTCCTCGTCTTCCTCGCCGCCCGCTCGCCTCGACACACGAATTCTCGTCTTGGTCAATAGTTTTCAGACAAGCTCTCTTCCAT
Proteins encoded:
- the ung gene encoding uracil-DNA glycosylase, which translates into the protein MSKNSIKIEESWLKVLQEEFESEYFKKLAEFVRGAYLTAKIFPPPKLVFRAFEMCPFDKVKVVILGQDPYHGLGQAHGLCFSVPENISTPPSLQNIYKEICKDVGGEIPKHGNLENWAKQGVLLLNSTLTVEAGKAGSHQGKGWEEFTDSVIKKISDEKENVVFILWGNYARKKRELIDSSKHLILEAAHPSPFSAYNGFFGCKHFSKANEYLKTNGKAEVVWV